A region from the Populus trichocarpa isolate Nisqually-1 chromosome 18, P.trichocarpa_v4.1, whole genome shotgun sequence genome encodes:
- the LOC7490493 gene encoding transcription factor bHLH35 isoform X1: MESFQNISEYQNYWEMPSMFWNDELTSWEMDQASSQIYDSSSPDGAASASASRNTVSERNRRKKLNDKLYALREAVPRISKLDKASIIKDAIDYIQDLQEQETRLQAEIMELESERSEKDKGYEFESELPVLLTSKKTRYDHISDHREPRSDPIEVHQLRVSSMGEKTLFVSLTCSKAREAMVRICEVFESLKLKIITASVTTVSGMVKKTVLIEADVEEIDHLKSRIERAIKALSGPYNPQSM, encoded by the exons ATGGAATCTTTTCAGAACATTTCTGAGTACCAAAATTACTGGGAGATGCCTAGCATGTTTTGGAATGATGAGCTTACCAG TTGGGAAATGGATCAGGCATCTAGCCAGATCTATGATTCAAGCTCGCCGGACGGAGCTGCTTCAGCATCAGCCTCTAGAAATACAGTTTCAGAGAGAAACAGGAGGAAGAAGCTTAATGACAAGCTCTACGCGCTTAGAGAAGCAGTCCCCAGAATCAGCAAG TTGGATAAGGCTTCTATAATCAAAGATGCTATTGACTACATCCAAGATTTGCAAGAACAAGAGACGAGACTCCAAGCTGAGATAATGGAACTTGAATCTGAGAGATCTGAGAAAGATAAGGGTTATGAATTTGAGAGCGAGCTACCAGTCTTGTTAACATCCAAGAAAACAAGATATGACCACATTTCTGATCACAGAGAGCCCAGAAGTGATCCCATAGAAGTTCATCAA CTTAGGGTCTCGTCCATGGGAGAGAAGACTCTGTTTGTGAGCTTGACATGCAGTAAAGCTAGAGAAGCTATGGTTAGGATCTGCGAGGTTTTTGAATCTTTAAAGCTGAAAATTATTACAGCAAGTGTCACAACTGTCTCAGGGATGGTCAAGAAGACAGTCTTGATAGAG GCAGATGTAGAAGAGATAGATCATCTGAAGTCAAGAATAGAAAGAGCTATTAAGGCTCTGAGTGGTCCATATAACCCTCAAAGCATGTAG
- the LOC7484064 gene encoding transcription factor bHLH35 isoform X1, whose amino-acid sequence MESFEDISEYQNYWEMTSMFLNDELKSWAMDQASSHYYDSSSPDEAASAIASKNTVSERNRRKKLNDKLLELRQAVPKISKLDKASTIKDAIDYIQDLQEQETRLQAEIMELESERSEKDKGYEFERELPVLLTSKKTRYDHISDHREPRSDPIEVHQLRVSSMGEKTLFVSLTCSQAREAMVKICEVFESLKLKIITASVTSVSGMFKKTILIEADVEERDHLKSRIERAIKALSGPYNPQIM is encoded by the exons ATGGAATCTTTTGAGGATATTTCTGAGTACCAAAATTACTGGGAGATGACTAGCATGTTTTTGAATGATGAGCTTAAAAG TTGGGCAATGGATCAGGCATCTAGCCATTACTATGACTCAAGCTCGCCGGACGAAGCTGCTTCAGCAATAGCCTCTAAAAATACAGTTTCAGAGAGAAACAGGAGGAAAAAGCTTAATGACAAGCTCTTGGAACTTAGACAAGCAGTCCCCAAAATCAGCAAG TTGGATAAGGCTTCTACAATCAAAGATGCTATTGACTACATCCAAGATTTGCAAGAACAAGAGACGAGACTCCAAGCTGAGATAATGGAACTTGAATCTGAGAGATCTGAGAAAGATAAGGGTTATGAATTTGAGAGAGAGCTACCAGTCTTGTTAACATCCAAGAAAACAAGATATGACCACATTTCTGATCACAGAGAGCCCAGAAGTGATCCCATAGAAGTTCATCAA CTTAGGGTCTCGTCCATGGGAGAGAAGACTCTGTTTGTGAGTTTGACATGCAGTCAAGCTAGAGAAGCAATGGTTAAGATCTGCGAGGTTTTTGAATCTTTAAAGCTGAAAATTATTACAGCAAGTGTCACATCTGTCTCAGGGATGTTCAAGAAGACAATCTTGATAGAG GCAGATGTAGAAGAGAGAGATCATCTGAAGTCAAGAATAGAAAGAGCTATTAAGGCTCTAAGTGGTCCATATAACCCTCAAATCATGTAG
- the LOC7484064 gene encoding transcription factor bHLH35 isoform X2 gives MESFEDISEYQNYWEMTSMFLNDELKSWAMDQASSHYYDSSSPDEAASAIASKNTVSERNRRKKLNDKLLELRQAVPKISKLDKASTIKDAIDYIQDLQEQETRLQAEIMELESERSEKDKGYEFERELPVLLTSKKTRYDHISDHREPRSDPIEVHQLRVSSMGEKTLFVSLTCSQAREAMVKICEVFESLKLKIITASVTSVSGMFKKTILIEM, from the exons ATGGAATCTTTTGAGGATATTTCTGAGTACCAAAATTACTGGGAGATGACTAGCATGTTTTTGAATGATGAGCTTAAAAG TTGGGCAATGGATCAGGCATCTAGCCATTACTATGACTCAAGCTCGCCGGACGAAGCTGCTTCAGCAATAGCCTCTAAAAATACAGTTTCAGAGAGAAACAGGAGGAAAAAGCTTAATGACAAGCTCTTGGAACTTAGACAAGCAGTCCCCAAAATCAGCAAG TTGGATAAGGCTTCTACAATCAAAGATGCTATTGACTACATCCAAGATTTGCAAGAACAAGAGACGAGACTCCAAGCTGAGATAATGGAACTTGAATCTGAGAGATCTGAGAAAGATAAGGGTTATGAATTTGAGAGAGAGCTACCAGTCTTGTTAACATCCAAGAAAACAAGATATGACCACATTTCTGATCACAGAGAGCCCAGAAGTGATCCCATAGAAGTTCATCAA CTTAGGGTCTCGTCCATGGGAGAGAAGACTCTGTTTGTGAGTTTGACATGCAGTCAAGCTAGAGAAGCAATGGTTAAGATCTGCGAGGTTTTTGAATCTTTAAAGCTGAAAATTATTACAGCAAGTGTCACATCTGTCTCAGGGATGTTCAAGAAGACAATCTTGATAGAG ATGTAG
- the LOC7490493 gene encoding transcription factor bHLH35 isoform X2 encodes MESFQNISEYQNYWEMPSMFWNDELTSWEMDQASSQIYDSSSPDGAASASASRNTVSERNRRKKLNDKLYALREAVPRISKLDKASIIKDAIDYIQDLQEQETRLQAEIMELESERSEKDKGYEFESELPVLLTSKKTRYDHISDHREPRSDPIEVHQLRVSSMGEKTLFVSLTCSKAREAMVRICEVFESLKLKIITASVTTVSGMVKKTVLIEM; translated from the exons ATGGAATCTTTTCAGAACATTTCTGAGTACCAAAATTACTGGGAGATGCCTAGCATGTTTTGGAATGATGAGCTTACCAG TTGGGAAATGGATCAGGCATCTAGCCAGATCTATGATTCAAGCTCGCCGGACGGAGCTGCTTCAGCATCAGCCTCTAGAAATACAGTTTCAGAGAGAAACAGGAGGAAGAAGCTTAATGACAAGCTCTACGCGCTTAGAGAAGCAGTCCCCAGAATCAGCAAG TTGGATAAGGCTTCTATAATCAAAGATGCTATTGACTACATCCAAGATTTGCAAGAACAAGAGACGAGACTCCAAGCTGAGATAATGGAACTTGAATCTGAGAGATCTGAGAAAGATAAGGGTTATGAATTTGAGAGCGAGCTACCAGTCTTGTTAACATCCAAGAAAACAAGATATGACCACATTTCTGATCACAGAGAGCCCAGAAGTGATCCCATAGAAGTTCATCAA CTTAGGGTCTCGTCCATGGGAGAGAAGACTCTGTTTGTGAGCTTGACATGCAGTAAAGCTAGAGAAGCTATGGTTAGGATCTGCGAGGTTTTTGAATCTTTAAAGCTGAAAATTATTACAGCAAGTGTCACAACTGTCTCAGGGATGGTCAAGAAGACAGTCTTGATAGAG ATGTAG